One Paenisporosarcina sp. FSL H8-0542 genomic region harbors:
- a CDS encoding DUF1292 domain-containing protein has product MEKIEVGDIFTLMDENDQEQEIEVLGTLTLDDVEYAAVAFADEIDEDSEGDIDVFFLRVEDDEQLSLIESDEEFDRVSAAFKDYEEEE; this is encoded by the coding sequence ATGGAAAAAATTGAAGTTGGCGATATTTTCACCTTAATGGATGAAAACGATCAAGAGCAAGAAATTGAAGTATTAGGAACTTTAACTTTAGATGATGTGGAATATGCTGCAGTTGCTTTTGCCGATGAAATCGATGAAGATTCTGAAGGGGATATTGATGTTTTCTTTTTAAGAGTGGAAGATGATGAGCAATTGTCCCTGATTGAAAGTGATGAAGAATTTGATCGTGTGTCCGCTGCGTTCAAAGATTATGAAGAAGAAGAGTAA
- a CDS encoding arsenic transporter, protein MSLEIVMTVFVFLMTMLVIFWRPNGMNEAWPASVGAAIILLLGIVSREDILDIISKIGGASITIMATIVMAVILESFGFFHWSAARLVSLSKGSGPRLYWNIQLLCFLMTLLFNNDGSILITTPILILLLKNLRLKPHQQIPYLLSGALIATASSAPIGVSNIVNLIALKIVHMSLYMHTAMMFVPATLGLLFMSCLMYLVVRNKLPKKLPHSANEIEESFFTKQFHPLKTGVNVETKRQRTKFMLKILLFVFVIRCLLFVASYVSVPIELVAVLGSLVLLIWRWYHLRTNPIDILKKTPWHILIFAFSMYVIIYGLHNIGLTELLVQICEPIVNQGLFQASFIMGGLVSILSNVFNNHPALMIGTITLTEMGLEPITLKTIYLANIIGSDMGSLLLPIGTLASLIWMNILRANKLNVTWKDYLSLSLMVVPPTTIVTLLLLFYWVQLVFA, encoded by the coding sequence ATGAGTTTGGAAATTGTAATGACGGTTTTTGTGTTTCTAATGACCATGTTAGTCATATTCTGGAGACCTAATGGAATGAATGAAGCTTGGCCTGCATCGGTTGGGGCCGCAATTATATTACTACTCGGCATCGTATCACGTGAAGATATCTTGGATATTATTAGTAAAATCGGTGGAGCCTCAATTACCATAATGGCAACGATTGTCATGGCAGTCATATTGGAAAGTTTCGGTTTTTTCCACTGGTCAGCTGCAAGACTTGTCAGTTTATCAAAAGGATCAGGTCCTCGTTTATATTGGAATATTCAATTGTTATGCTTTTTAATGACCCTCTTATTTAATAATGATGGAAGCATCTTAATAACAACCCCTATTTTAATTCTCCTGCTAAAAAATCTTAGGCTTAAACCTCATCAACAAATACCATATCTATTAAGTGGAGCTCTCATTGCAACTGCATCCAGTGCTCCCATTGGTGTAAGTAATATTGTGAACTTGATCGCCTTAAAGATCGTTCATATGAGCCTTTATATGCACACAGCCATGATGTTTGTCCCGGCGACGTTGGGATTATTGTTTATGTCATGTTTGATGTATTTGGTTGTTAGAAATAAATTGCCAAAAAAATTACCTCACTCTGCAAATGAAATAGAGGAAAGTTTTTTTACTAAACAATTTCATCCATTAAAAACAGGTGTTAATGTAGAAACAAAGCGACAACGTACTAAATTTATGCTGAAAATATTACTTTTTGTTTTTGTCATACGTTGTCTGTTATTTGTAGCATCTTATGTTTCTGTTCCGATTGAACTAGTTGCAGTACTCGGCTCGCTTGTATTGCTGATTTGGAGATGGTATCACTTACGAACAAATCCTATTGATATCTTGAAAAAAACCCCCTGGCATATTCTCATCTTCGCTTTTTCTATGTATGTAATTATTTATGGTTTGCACAATATAGGTTTAACTGAGTTGCTCGTTCAAATTTGCGAACCTATTGTAAACCAAGGACTATTTCAAGCGAGCTTTATTATGGGAGGATTAGTTTCTATTCTTTCTAACGTTTTTAATAATCATCCTGCATTAATGATTGGTACCATAACACTAACTGAAATGGGACTTGAACCCATTACTCTTAAGACTATTTATCTCGCAAACATTATTGGAAGTGATATGGGATCATTGTTATTACCTATAGGAACACTTGCCTCTCTTATATGGATGAATATTCTCAGAGCAAATAAGTTAAATGTAACATGGAAGGACTATTTAAGTTTATCTTTGATGGTTGTGCCACCAACAACGATTGTCACTTTATTATTATTATTCTACTGGGTACAATTGGTATTTGCATAA
- a CDS encoding HAD-IA family hydrolase, which translates to MEDGIYTTVICLNVPRATVGLFLLKKFQCVKGGIFIDALPFNPKEKLKLPYLDGSESKIISRPKALDFARNMLEYEVISFDVFDTLLLRPFAQPHHLFMILGEKHSCVNFMAIRREAEKEARNQAKGKKGISEVTIYDIYEQVELRTGIDKQYGVQIELQTELEFCFANPYMKDVFEILKSQNKKIIAISDMYLTKSMIEQLLENSGFSGFFDVFVSCENHCSKRDKQLFNIALTKLGKDLSMVHVGTNYESDIKSAQELGIEARYYNNVHETGNQYRPDDMSELIASTYSGIVNTHLHNGIKQYTPHYEYGFIYGGLYILGYCKWIYDYAKQNNIDKILFLSRDGDIYRKVFNFLFTDMDTEYVYWSRIANAKYTIEKNRYDFLKRMVQHKAKSALGITIKGLFESLELEELFSLLTQHDLKEDDIIHKGNVKLIQSFLVKNWETVVKKLTEDHAIVKEYFMNIIQGNKKVAVVDVGWVGSGGAGIKYLIEQKWKLNCEVHSLVAACRHSNHTGNLSQIMKKEIGVYIFSRMLNRNLYDTHTSTKHNNVFFELFTQACYPSFSGFKRTEDGYKLLFDVPEVENYKIIEQIHQGIYDFVKLYKKTFSNYEYLFNISGYDAYLPFRMIIRDLRFIRENFGDLSFSRGVIADTENQSFETLNDIMDQANL; encoded by the coding sequence ATGGAAGACGGTATTTATACGACTGTTATTTGCTTAAATGTGCCACGGGCAACCGTTGGGTTATTCCTGCTCAAGAAATTCCAATGTGTAAAAGGAGGAATATTTATAGATGCATTACCATTTAATCCAAAAGAGAAACTAAAGTTGCCATATTTAGATGGCTCGGAGTCGAAAATAATAAGCCGACCAAAAGCACTTGATTTTGCAAGAAATATGTTAGAATACGAGGTTATTTCGTTTGATGTATTTGACACTTTGTTATTAAGACCGTTTGCCCAACCTCATCATCTTTTCATGATATTAGGGGAAAAACATAGCTGTGTGAATTTTATGGCTATACGAAGGGAAGCGGAAAAGGAAGCGCGTAATCAAGCAAAAGGAAAAAAAGGAATTAGCGAAGTAACAATATATGATATTTACGAACAAGTTGAGTTAAGAACAGGAATTGATAAACAATATGGCGTGCAGATAGAGTTACAAACAGAATTAGAGTTTTGCTTTGCTAATCCCTATATGAAAGATGTTTTTGAAATACTTAAGTCCCAAAATAAAAAAATAATTGCTATTTCTGATATGTATTTAACAAAGTCAATGATTGAACAATTATTGGAGAACTCAGGTTTTAGTGGTTTTTTTGACGTTTTTGTTTCCTGTGAGAACCATTGCAGTAAACGCGATAAACAATTATTCAATATAGCTTTAACAAAATTAGGCAAGGATTTGAGTATGGTACACGTCGGGACGAATTATGAATCAGATATAAAAAGCGCTCAAGAACTAGGCATAGAGGCAAGATATTACAATAACGTTCATGAGACTGGAAATCAATACCGCCCAGACGATATGTCCGAACTAATTGCTTCCACATACAGTGGAATTGTTAATACTCATTTGCATAATGGTATTAAGCAATATACTCCTCATTATGAATATGGTTTCATTTATGGTGGTTTGTATATATTGGGCTACTGCAAATGGATTTATGATTATGCAAAACAAAATAATATAGATAAAATATTGTTTCTTTCAAGAGACGGAGACATTTATAGGAAAGTATTTAATTTTCTTTTCACTGATATGGATACTGAATATGTTTACTGGTCTCGAATTGCTAATGCGAAATATACAATAGAAAAAAACCGATATGATTTCTTGAAACGAATGGTTCAACACAAAGCAAAAAGTGCATTAGGAATTACAATCAAAGGTCTGTTTGAGTCTTTGGAGTTAGAAGAATTATTTAGTTTGTTGACTCAGCATGACCTAAAAGAAGACGATATCATTCATAAAGGAAATGTAAAATTAATTCAATCTTTTTTAGTAAAAAATTGGGAAACTGTTGTGAAAAAACTAACTGAAGATCATGCAATTGTAAAAGAGTATTTTATGAATATAATTCAAGGAAATAAAAAAGTTGCGGTAGTTGATGTTGGCTGGGTTGGATCTGGGGGGGCAGGGATTAAATATTTGATTGAACAAAAATGGAAGTTAAATTGTGAAGTTCACAGTTTAGTAGCCGCTTGTAGACACTCGAACCACACAGGTAATCTAAGCCAGATCATGAAGAAAGAAATAGGAGTTTACATTTTTTCTAGAATGCTTAACAGAAATTTATACGATACACACACAAGTACTAAACATAATAATGTATTTTTCGAGTTATTTACGCAGGCTTGCTATCCTTCATTCTCCGGCTTTAAGAGAACTGAAGACGGATATAAATTACTATTTGATGTCCCAGAAGTTGAAAACTATAAGATTATTGAACAAATTCATCAAGGTATTTATGATTTTGTAAAGTTATATAAGAAGACGTTTTCGAATTATGAGTATCTCTTTAACATATCTGGGTACGATGCGTATTTACCATTCAGAATGATCATAAGAGACCTTCGATTTATAAGGGAAAATTTTGGTGACTTGAGTTTTTCCAGAGGAGTAATTGCGGATACTGAAAATCAATCTTTCGAGACATTAAATGACATAATGGATCAGGCTAATCTATAA
- a CDS encoding AarF/UbiB family protein has product MQGAVFKLSDDRCLKIYAKKRHCLRESKTLYAGKVSSIVPKVFEVGSNYIVMEYIKGQPLEDYLNSHLSISEPIAKQLVYIFKEMKRIGFTRIDASIRHLFVTDVGEIKVVDHVNSLKIQQEWPIRFFCALKKLKLLDTFLYQLKEMDPELYGEWKKLMDESKE; this is encoded by the coding sequence ATGCAGGGAGCTGTTTTCAAACTTTCTGATGACCGATGCTTAAAGATATATGCAAAAAAACGACACTGTCTGAGAGAGAGCAAAACACTGTATGCAGGGAAGGTCTCCTCAATTGTTCCCAAGGTTTTCGAAGTCGGCTCGAATTATATTGTTATGGAATACATCAAGGGTCAACCTTTGGAGGATTATCTGAATTCGCACCTCAGCATCTCGGAACCAATCGCCAAACAACTGGTTTATATATTCAAGGAAATGAAAAGGATCGGTTTTACCAGAATCGATGCCAGTATACGCCATTTATTCGTAACCGATGTTGGAGAAATCAAAGTGGTAGACCATGTGAATTCATTGAAAATACAACAAGAGTGGCCAATTCGTTTCTTTTGTGCCCTCAAAAAATTAAAGCTGCTGGACACGTTCCTGTATCAGTTAAAGGAAATGGATCCGGAATTATATGGGGAGTGGAAAAAATTGATGGATGAAAGCAAGGAGTAA